A single region of the Novosphingobium sp. SL115 genome encodes:
- a CDS encoding class I SAM-dependent methyltransferase: protein MAHYMAESNARYYASRDPLGTTGDFITAPEISQMFGELIGLWLADIWIRAGRPKPVHYVELGPGRGTLARDALGAARRYGLDPQVHFVETSPALKALQNALHPQAIWHDDLSTLPASGPLLIVANEFLDALPVRQLVKTAHGWRERMVGLEDDALLPVAGTQPMDNAVPAARADAPEDTILETSPACAAVLFEVAGRLATQGGAALFIDYGYDQPRFGSTLQAVRAHRKVDVFTAPGEADLTAHVDFAALAPIAQSRGVRWLGTVEQGAWLRALGIDARADALAAFSPTHAADIAVARDRLIDADQMGSLFKVMGVAGPDWPDGAAF, encoded by the coding sequence ATGGCCCATTACATGGCCGAATCGAACGCCCGCTACTACGCCAGCCGCGACCCGCTTGGCACGACCGGCGATTTCATCACCGCGCCCGAAATCAGCCAGATGTTCGGGGAGCTGATCGGGCTGTGGCTGGCCGATATCTGGATTCGCGCCGGACGGCCAAAGCCGGTCCACTATGTCGAACTCGGCCCCGGTCGCGGCACGCTGGCGCGTGATGCGCTGGGCGCTGCGCGGCGCTATGGCCTCGACCCGCAGGTGCATTTTGTCGAAACCAGCCCTGCCCTGAAAGCGCTGCAGAACGCGCTGCACCCACAAGCCATCTGGCATGATGATCTGTCCACCCTGCCTGCAAGCGGCCCCCTGCTGATCGTCGCCAACGAATTTCTCGATGCCCTACCCGTCCGCCAGTTGGTGAAAACCGCCCATGGCTGGCGCGAACGCATGGTTGGCCTCGAAGACGATGCGCTGTTACCCGTGGCCGGCACGCAGCCGATGGACAATGCCGTCCCTGCCGCGCGGGCCGATGCCCCCGAAGACACGATTCTCGAAACCTCACCCGCCTGCGCTGCTGTCCTGTTCGAAGTCGCAGGCCGCCTGGCCACGCAAGGCGGCGCAGCGCTGTTCATCGATTACGGTTACGACCAACCCCGCTTCGGCTCCACGCTTCAGGCCGTCCGCGCCCACCGCAAAGTCGATGTCTTCACAGCTCCCGGCGAAGCAGACCTTACCGCCCATGTCGATTTCGCCGCATTGGCTCCCATCGCCCAGTCGCGCGGCGTGCGCTGGCTTGGCACGGTGGAACAGGGCGCATGGCTGCGCGCCTTGGGAATCGACGCCCGCGCCGATGCGCTGGCCGCATTCTCCCCTACCCATGCCGCAGACATCGCCGTGGCGCGCGACAGGCTGATCGATGCCGACCAGATGGGCAGCCTGTTCAAGGTCATGGGCGTTGCCGGACCCGACTGGCCCGATGGCGCCGCGTTCTAG
- the petA gene encoding ubiquinol-cytochrome c reductase iron-sulfur subunit, with the protein MADEASIDTSVVSGPEATGEGVRRRDFINIAAVSFAGVGGLAVVLPLVSQMAPSADVLAQSSTEIDISAIQTGQAIKAVFRKQPVFIRNLTAEEIASADKVDASSLRDPQTLEERTKEGKTNWLITMGVCTHLGCVPLGAGEGEVKGEFGGYFCPCHGSHYDTAARIRKGPAPKNLEVPEYSFISDTVVKIG; encoded by the coding sequence ATGGCTGATGAGGCGAGCATCGACACTTCGGTAGTTTCCGGGCCGGAAGCGACCGGGGAAGGCGTGCGCCGGCGCGATTTCATCAATATCGCGGCGGTGAGTTTTGCGGGTGTGGGCGGCTTGGCCGTCGTGCTTCCGCTGGTAAGTCAGATGGCGCCCTCGGCGGACGTTCTGGCGCAAAGCTCGACTGAGATCGACATTTCGGCGATCCAGACGGGCCAGGCGATCAAGGCGGTGTTCCGCAAGCAGCCGGTGTTCATCCGCAACCTGACTGCGGAAGAAATCGCTTCGGCCGACAAGGTTGACGCATCTTCGCTGCGCGATCCCCAAACGCTGGAAGAACGCACCAAGGAAGGCAAGACCAACTGGCTCATCACCATGGGCGTCTGCACCCACCTCGGCTGCGTGCCGCTGGGCGCTGGCGAAGGTGAAGTGAAGGGTGAATTCGGCGGTTACTTCTGCCCGTGCCATGGTTCGCACTACGATACCGCAGCGCGCATCCGCAAAGGTCCGGCACCTAAGAACCTCGAAGTGCCCGAATATTCATTCATCTCCGACACTGTCGTGAAGATCGGCTGA